The Salmo trutta chromosome 6, fSalTru1.1, whole genome shotgun sequence genome has a window encoding:
- the LOC115195353 gene encoding noelin-3-like, producing MRFLLSVLYPVLSITVFGLYPSMTIGPKEGWQVYSSAQDTDGRCICTVVAPEQNLCSRDAKGRQLRQLLEKVQNMSQSIEVLNLRTQRDFQYVMKMENQMKGLQTTLRQIEDDRKTIITRNFQELKNKMDELQPLIPVLEQYKTDAQLISSFKEEIRNLSMVLTAIQEEMGAYDYDELYQRVLRLDSRLHNCMGKLTCGKLMKLTGPVTIKTSGTRFGAWLTDPQASRRNNRVWYMDSYTNSKIVREYKTMDDFVANVVSRTYNLPFKWEGTGHVAYNGSLYYNKYQSNIIVKYSFETGRVLAQRALEYAGFHNTYPYSWGGYSDIDVMADELGMWVVYATNQNAGNIVIAQMDPDTLELQKTWNTEYSRRNAGESFMICGTLYITNSHLTGAKVYYSYSTKTSSYEYTDIPFHNQYFHISMLAYNARERALYGWNNGHQVLFNVTLFHVIKTQDDS from the exons aCCATCGGGCCTAAGGAGGGTTGGCAGGTGTACAGCTCAGCCCAGGATACTGACGGGCGGTGTATCTGCACGGTGGTGGCACCTGAACAGAACCTCTGCTCCAGAGACGCCAAGGGAAGACAGCTCCGCCAGCTACTGGAGAAG GTGcagaacatgtcccagtccaTTGAGGTGTTGAACCTGCGGACCCAGAGGGACTTCCAGTACGTCATGAAGATGGAGAATCAGATGAAAGGGCTCCAGACCACGCTCAGACAGATAGAAGATGACAGGAAGACCATTATAACCAGGAACTTCCAG GAGCTGAAGAACAAGATGGATGAGCTGCAGCCTCTGATCCCTGTGTTGGAGCAGTACAAGACAGATGCCCAGCTCATCTCCTCGTTTAAAGAGGAGATCAGGAACCTGTCCATGGTGCTCACAGCCATTCAGGAAGAGATGGGGGCATACGACTATGATGAGCTCTACCAGAGGGTCCTTAGACTGGACAGCAGGCTGCACAACTGCATGGGCAAACTCA CATGTGGGAAATTAATGAAACTCACTGGACCTGTAACAATAAAGACATCTGGCACCCGGTTCGGAGCATGGTTGACTGACCCACAGGCCTCTCGGAGAAACAACAGG GTCTGGTACATGGACAGCTACACCAACAGTAAGATTGTACGTGAGTACAAGACCATGGACGACTTTGTAGCTAATGTGGTGTCTCGAACCTACAACCTCCCGTTTAAATGGGAGGGAACCGGTCACGTGGCGTACAATGGATCCCTGTATTACAACAAGTACCAGAGCAACATCATCGTCAAGTACAGTTTTGAGACGGGTCGGGTGTTGGCTCAGCGGGCTCTGGAGTACGCCGGCTTCCACAATACCTACCCCTACTCCTGGGGCGGATACTCTGACATCGATGTCATGGCCGACGAACTGGGCATGTGGGTAGTGTACGCAACCAATCAGAACGCGGGAAATATCGTCATCGCCCAGATGGACCCGGACACCCTGGAACTCCAGAAGACTTGGAACACAGAATATTCCAGACGGAACGCGGGGGAATCCTTTATGATCTGCGGAACACTCTACATCACCAACTCTCACCTGACGGGTGCTAAGGTTTACTACTCATACTCCACCAAGACCTCCAGCTATGAGTACACAGACATCCCGTTCCACAACCAGTACTTTCACATCTCCATGCTGGCCTATAACGCCAGAGAGAGGGCCCTCTATGGCTGGAACAATggacaccaggtgctgttcaaTGTCACTCTGTTCCACGTCATCAAAACCCAAGACGACTCCTAG